Proteins from one Acanthopagrus latus isolate v.2019 chromosome 18, fAcaLat1.1, whole genome shotgun sequence genomic window:
- the LOC119007810 gene encoding moesin-like isoform X2: MTPRRKGYDKYLSEGVFRLQIKKSFKKIQMSTSPPTSCDWMLLVEQKNINVRVTTMDAELEFAILPSTTGKQLFDQIVKTIGLRETWFFGLQYQDSKGFSTWLKLNKRVTAQDVKRDNPLLIKFRAKFYPEDVADELIQEATQRLFFLQVKECILNDDIYCPPETAVLLASYAVQVKHGDYKKDYHVPGYLTREKMLPQRVLEQHKLNKNQWEERIQVWHQEHKGMLREDAMVEYLKIAQDLEMYGVNYFNIKNKKGSELWLGVDALGLNIYDKKDRMTPKIGFPWSEIRNISFNDKKFLIKPIDKKAPDFVFYVPRLRINKRILALCMGNHDLYMRRRKPDTIEVQQMKAQAREEKNKRQMERALLESEKKKRENAEKETEKIARETMELMERLRQIEEQTKRAQDELAEQTRRALELEKERTIAQEEAERLDKERRVAVEAKAALLYHSETQIKNQESLATELAELTSKISQLEDAKKKKDEEAQRWQKRAVVVESDLERTKEELKTKLMGVHIQESVHPHMHDHDETDESSAEASAELTIPGMVRDRSEEERVTEAQKNQRLQKNLKFLSTELAGAVDESKKTPNDLIHAENVKAGRDKYKTLRQIRQGNTKQRIDEFESM; the protein is encoded by the exons ATGACTCCACGGAGAAAAGGCTACGACAAGTACCTCTCGGAAGGAGTGTTTCGgctacagataaaaaaatcttttaaaaaaatacaaatgtcaact TCCCCACCAACCTCTTGCGATTGGATGCTCCTGGTTGAACAGAAGAAT ATAAATGTCCGAGTTACAACCATGGACGCTGAGCTGGAGTTTGCCATCCTGCCCAGCACGACTGGCAAGCAGCTTTTTGACCAG atAGTGAAGACGATCGGGCTGAGGGAAACCTGGTTCTTTGGCCTCCAGTACCAGGACAGCAAAGGCTTCTCCACCTGGCTCAAACTGAACAAGAGG GTGACAGCTCAAGATGTGAAGAGGGACAACCCTTTGTTGATCAAGTTCAGGGCCAAGTTTTACCCTGAGGATGTCGCCGATGAACTGATCCAGGAGGCGACCCAGCGCCTCTTCTTCCTACAG GTAAAAGAGTGCATCCTGAATGATGACATATACTGCCCACCTGAGACTGCCGTGCTCTTGGCCTCCTATGCCGTTCAGGTCAAACATGGGGACTACAAGAAAGATTATCATGTACCGGGATACCTCACCAGAGAGAAGATGCTGCCGCAGAG GGTTTTGGAGCAGCACAAGCTGAATAAGAATCAGTGGGAGGAAAGAATACAGGTGTGGCATCAAGAGCACAAGGGAATGCTGAG AGAAGACGCCATGGTGGAGTACCTGAAGATAGCCCAGGATCTGGAGATGTACGGGGTAAACTATTTCAACATCAAGAACAAAAAAGGATCAGAGCTGTGGCTGGGAGTGGATGCCCTGGGGCTAAACATCTATGACAAAAAGGACAG GATGACCCCAAAGATCGGCTTCCCCTGGAGCGAGATCAGAAATATTTCCTTCAATGACAAGAAGTTCCTCATCAAACCAATCGACAAGAAAGCTCCG GACTTTGTTTTCTACGTGCCTCGTCTTCGCATCAACAAACGCATCCTGGCCCTTTGTATGGGCAATCATGACCTGTACATGCGCAGACGTAAACCTGACACCATTGAGGTGCAGCAGATGAAGGCACAGGCCAGGGAGGAGAAGAACAAGAGGCAGatggagag GGCTCTGCTcgaaagtgagaaaaagaagcGAGAAAATGCTgagaaggaaacagagaagaTTGCTCGTGAGACcatggagctgatggagagaTTGAGACAGATTGAAGAGCAGACAAAGAGAGCCCAAGATG agctgGCGGAGCAGACTCGCAGGGCTCttgagctggagaaggagagaacaATTGctcaggaggaggctgagcgCCTGGACAAGGAACGCAGAGTTGCAGTGGAAGCTAAAGCAGCCCTGCTGTACCATTCTGAGACCCAGATCAAGAACCAGGAAAGCCTG GCCACTGAGCTGGCGGAGCTTACCTCTAAGATCTCCCAGCTGGAAGACGCCAAGAAGAAAAAGGACGAGGAGGCACAGAGATGGCAGAAAAGG GCCGTCGTGGTGGAATCCGATTTGGAGCGAACCAAAGAGGAACTGAAGACTAAACTCATGGGTGTCCATATCCAGGAGTCAGTCCACCCTCATATGCACGATCACGACGAGACAGATGAGAGCAGCGCAGAGGCAAGCGCTGAGCTGACTATTCCGGGCATGGTCCGGGATcgcagcgaggaggagagagtaaCAGAGGCTCAGAAGAACCAGAGACTGCAGAAAAACCTCAAG TTCCTGAGCACCGAGCTGGCCGGAGCTGTAGACGAGAGCAAAAAGACCCCCAATGACCTGATCCACGCCGAGAATGTGAAGGCGGGCCGTGACAAATACAAGACTTTACGTCAGATTCGTCAGGGCAACACTAAACAACGCATTGATGAATTTGAGTCCATGTGA
- the LOC119007810 gene encoding moesin-like isoform X1 gives MTPRRKGYDKYLSEGVFRLQIKKSFKKIQMSTSPPTSCDWMLLVEQKNINVRVTTMDAELEFAILPSTTGKQLFDQIVKTIGLRETWFFGLQYQDSKGFSTWLKLNKRVTAQDVKRDNPLLIKFRAKFYPEDVADELIQEATQRLFFLQVKECILNDDIYCPPETAVLLASYAVQVKHGDYKKDYHVPGYLTREKMLPQRVLEQHKLNKNQWEERIQVWHQEHKGMLREDAMVEYLKIAQDLEMYGVNYFNIKNKKGSELWLGVDALGLNIYDKKDRMTPKIGFPWSEIRNISFNDKKFLIKPIDKKAPDFVFYVPRLRINKRILALCMGNHDLYMRRRKPDTIEVQQMKAQAREEKNKRQMERALLESEKKKRENAEKETEKIARETMELMERLRQIEEQTKRAQDELAEQTRRALELEKERTIAQEEAERLDKERRVAVEAKAALLYHSETQIKNQESLATELAELTSKISQLEDAKKKKDEEAQRWQKRHFTASRLCRQAVVVESDLERTKEELKTKLMGVHIQESVHPHMHDHDETDESSAEASAELTIPGMVRDRSEEERVTEAQKNQRLQKNLKFLSTELAGAVDESKKTPNDLIHAENVKAGRDKYKTLRQIRQGNTKQRIDEFESM, from the exons ATGACTCCACGGAGAAAAGGCTACGACAAGTACCTCTCGGAAGGAGTGTTTCGgctacagataaaaaaatcttttaaaaaaatacaaatgtcaact TCCCCACCAACCTCTTGCGATTGGATGCTCCTGGTTGAACAGAAGAAT ATAAATGTCCGAGTTACAACCATGGACGCTGAGCTGGAGTTTGCCATCCTGCCCAGCACGACTGGCAAGCAGCTTTTTGACCAG atAGTGAAGACGATCGGGCTGAGGGAAACCTGGTTCTTTGGCCTCCAGTACCAGGACAGCAAAGGCTTCTCCACCTGGCTCAAACTGAACAAGAGG GTGACAGCTCAAGATGTGAAGAGGGACAACCCTTTGTTGATCAAGTTCAGGGCCAAGTTTTACCCTGAGGATGTCGCCGATGAACTGATCCAGGAGGCGACCCAGCGCCTCTTCTTCCTACAG GTAAAAGAGTGCATCCTGAATGATGACATATACTGCCCACCTGAGACTGCCGTGCTCTTGGCCTCCTATGCCGTTCAGGTCAAACATGGGGACTACAAGAAAGATTATCATGTACCGGGATACCTCACCAGAGAGAAGATGCTGCCGCAGAG GGTTTTGGAGCAGCACAAGCTGAATAAGAATCAGTGGGAGGAAAGAATACAGGTGTGGCATCAAGAGCACAAGGGAATGCTGAG AGAAGACGCCATGGTGGAGTACCTGAAGATAGCCCAGGATCTGGAGATGTACGGGGTAAACTATTTCAACATCAAGAACAAAAAAGGATCAGAGCTGTGGCTGGGAGTGGATGCCCTGGGGCTAAACATCTATGACAAAAAGGACAG GATGACCCCAAAGATCGGCTTCCCCTGGAGCGAGATCAGAAATATTTCCTTCAATGACAAGAAGTTCCTCATCAAACCAATCGACAAGAAAGCTCCG GACTTTGTTTTCTACGTGCCTCGTCTTCGCATCAACAAACGCATCCTGGCCCTTTGTATGGGCAATCATGACCTGTACATGCGCAGACGTAAACCTGACACCATTGAGGTGCAGCAGATGAAGGCACAGGCCAGGGAGGAGAAGAACAAGAGGCAGatggagag GGCTCTGCTcgaaagtgagaaaaagaagcGAGAAAATGCTgagaaggaaacagagaagaTTGCTCGTGAGACcatggagctgatggagagaTTGAGACAGATTGAAGAGCAGACAAAGAGAGCCCAAGATG agctgGCGGAGCAGACTCGCAGGGCTCttgagctggagaaggagagaacaATTGctcaggaggaggctgagcgCCTGGACAAGGAACGCAGAGTTGCAGTGGAAGCTAAAGCAGCCCTGCTGTACCATTCTGAGACCCAGATCAAGAACCAGGAAAGCCTG GCCACTGAGCTGGCGGAGCTTACCTCTAAGATCTCCCAGCTGGAAGACGCCAAGAAGAAAAAGGACGAGGAGGCACAGAGATGGCAGAAAAGG CACTTCACTGCAAGTCGTCTGTGTCGACAGGCCGTCGTGGTGGAATCCGATTTGGAGCGAACCAAAGAGGAACTGAAGACTAAACTCATGGGTGTCCATATCCAGGAGTCAGTCCACCCTCATATGCACGATCACGACGAGACAGATGAGAGCAGCGCAGAGGCAAGCGCTGAGCTGACTATTCCGGGCATGGTCCGGGATcgcagcgaggaggagagagtaaCAGAGGCTCAGAAGAACCAGAGACTGCAGAAAAACCTCAAG TTCCTGAGCACCGAGCTGGCCGGAGCTGTAGACGAGAGCAAAAAGACCCCCAATGACCTGATCCACGCCGAGAATGTGAAGGCGGGCCGTGACAAATACAAGACTTTACGTCAGATTCGTCAGGGCAACACTAAACAACGCATTGATGAATTTGAGTCCATGTGA
- the LOC119007810 gene encoding moesin-like isoform X3: protein MLLVEQKNINVRVTTMDAELEFAILPSTTGKQLFDQIVKTIGLRETWFFGLQYQDSKGFSTWLKLNKRVTAQDVKRDNPLLIKFRAKFYPEDVADELIQEATQRLFFLQVKECILNDDIYCPPETAVLLASYAVQVKHGDYKKDYHVPGYLTREKMLPQRVLEQHKLNKNQWEERIQVWHQEHKGMLREDAMVEYLKIAQDLEMYGVNYFNIKNKKGSELWLGVDALGLNIYDKKDRMTPKIGFPWSEIRNISFNDKKFLIKPIDKKAPDFVFYVPRLRINKRILALCMGNHDLYMRRRKPDTIEVQQMKAQAREEKNKRQMERALLESEKKKRENAEKETEKIARETMELMERLRQIEEQTKRAQDELAEQTRRALELEKERTIAQEEAERLDKERRVAVEAKAALLYHSETQIKNQESLATELAELTSKISQLEDAKKKKDEEAQRWQKRHFTASRLCRQAVVVESDLERTKEELKTKLMGVHIQESVHPHMHDHDETDESSAEASAELTIPGMVRDRSEEERVTEAQKNQRLQKNLKFLSTELAGAVDESKKTPNDLIHAENVKAGRDKYKTLRQIRQGNTKQRIDEFESM from the exons ATGCTCCTGGTTGAACAGAAGAAT ATAAATGTCCGAGTTACAACCATGGACGCTGAGCTGGAGTTTGCCATCCTGCCCAGCACGACTGGCAAGCAGCTTTTTGACCAG atAGTGAAGACGATCGGGCTGAGGGAAACCTGGTTCTTTGGCCTCCAGTACCAGGACAGCAAAGGCTTCTCCACCTGGCTCAAACTGAACAAGAGG GTGACAGCTCAAGATGTGAAGAGGGACAACCCTTTGTTGATCAAGTTCAGGGCCAAGTTTTACCCTGAGGATGTCGCCGATGAACTGATCCAGGAGGCGACCCAGCGCCTCTTCTTCCTACAG GTAAAAGAGTGCATCCTGAATGATGACATATACTGCCCACCTGAGACTGCCGTGCTCTTGGCCTCCTATGCCGTTCAGGTCAAACATGGGGACTACAAGAAAGATTATCATGTACCGGGATACCTCACCAGAGAGAAGATGCTGCCGCAGAG GGTTTTGGAGCAGCACAAGCTGAATAAGAATCAGTGGGAGGAAAGAATACAGGTGTGGCATCAAGAGCACAAGGGAATGCTGAG AGAAGACGCCATGGTGGAGTACCTGAAGATAGCCCAGGATCTGGAGATGTACGGGGTAAACTATTTCAACATCAAGAACAAAAAAGGATCAGAGCTGTGGCTGGGAGTGGATGCCCTGGGGCTAAACATCTATGACAAAAAGGACAG GATGACCCCAAAGATCGGCTTCCCCTGGAGCGAGATCAGAAATATTTCCTTCAATGACAAGAAGTTCCTCATCAAACCAATCGACAAGAAAGCTCCG GACTTTGTTTTCTACGTGCCTCGTCTTCGCATCAACAAACGCATCCTGGCCCTTTGTATGGGCAATCATGACCTGTACATGCGCAGACGTAAACCTGACACCATTGAGGTGCAGCAGATGAAGGCACAGGCCAGGGAGGAGAAGAACAAGAGGCAGatggagag GGCTCTGCTcgaaagtgagaaaaagaagcGAGAAAATGCTgagaaggaaacagagaagaTTGCTCGTGAGACcatggagctgatggagagaTTGAGACAGATTGAAGAGCAGACAAAGAGAGCCCAAGATG agctgGCGGAGCAGACTCGCAGGGCTCttgagctggagaaggagagaacaATTGctcaggaggaggctgagcgCCTGGACAAGGAACGCAGAGTTGCAGTGGAAGCTAAAGCAGCCCTGCTGTACCATTCTGAGACCCAGATCAAGAACCAGGAAAGCCTG GCCACTGAGCTGGCGGAGCTTACCTCTAAGATCTCCCAGCTGGAAGACGCCAAGAAGAAAAAGGACGAGGAGGCACAGAGATGGCAGAAAAGG CACTTCACTGCAAGTCGTCTGTGTCGACAGGCCGTCGTGGTGGAATCCGATTTGGAGCGAACCAAAGAGGAACTGAAGACTAAACTCATGGGTGTCCATATCCAGGAGTCAGTCCACCCTCATATGCACGATCACGACGAGACAGATGAGAGCAGCGCAGAGGCAAGCGCTGAGCTGACTATTCCGGGCATGGTCCGGGATcgcagcgaggaggagagagtaaCAGAGGCTCAGAAGAACCAGAGACTGCAGAAAAACCTCAAG TTCCTGAGCACCGAGCTGGCCGGAGCTGTAGACGAGAGCAAAAAGACCCCCAATGACCTGATCCACGCCGAGAATGTGAAGGCGGGCCGTGACAAATACAAGACTTTACGTCAGATTCGTCAGGGCAACACTAAACAACGCATTGATGAATTTGAGTCCATGTGA